The following are encoded in a window of Gramella sp. MT6 genomic DNA:
- a CDS encoding arylesterase translates to MRSFTLFLSLFMFLIFTSCGDTAKKEEKDTAEEATNSDVAAEEDNKVILFFGDSLTAGYGLEQGEAFPAIIQQKIDSLGLSYQVVNAGLSGETTSGGKNRIDWVLKQNVDVFILELGANDGLRGIQLSETRTNLQEIIDFVRGKNPDIEIILAGMQIPPNMGQDYTTEFRNIFPELAKKNNVHLIPFLLEGVAGDPELNQQDGIHPTAEGQEILAENVWDVLKPVLTEEMQKAE, encoded by the coding sequence ATGAGAAGCTTCACCTTATTTTTATCATTGTTTATGTTCCTCATTTTCACTTCTTGCGGCGATACCGCCAAAAAAGAGGAGAAAGATACTGCTGAAGAGGCTACCAACAGTGATGTAGCCGCAGAAGAGGATAATAAAGTAATACTTTTCTTTGGTGATAGTCTTACTGCGGGTTACGGGCTTGAGCAGGGGGAAGCATTTCCCGCGATCATTCAGCAGAAGATAGATTCACTAGGACTTTCATACCAGGTGGTGAATGCTGGATTAAGCGGAGAAACTACCTCTGGCGGGAAGAATAGAATAGATTGGGTGCTTAAACAAAATGTAGATGTCTTTATTCTGGAGTTGGGAGCAAATGATGGTTTACGCGGTATACAGCTTTCAGAGACCAGAACGAATTTACAGGAGATCATTGATTTTGTACGCGGAAAAAATCCGGATATTGAGATCATTCTCGCCGGAATGCAGATCCCGCCGAATATGGGTCAGGATTATACCACTGAATTCAGAAATATCTTCCCGGAACTTGCCAAAAAAAATAATGTTCACCTTATCCCATTCCTCCTGGAAGGTGTTGCTGGAGATCCGGAACTTAATCAGCAAGACGGAATCCACCCAACTGCTGAAGGACAAGAGATCCTTGCAGAAAATGTCTGGGATGTTTTAAAGCCTGTTCTTACGGAAGAAATGCAGAAAGCTGAGTAA
- a CDS encoding NAD(P)/FAD-dependent oxidoreductase: MDKIEKNHISRKLFVQQLGLGALGTGIIFPGMLSAQSFLTTKTSQPKNILVLGAGLAGLGAAWELRNAGHKVTVLEARDRPGGRVSTIREPFADGLYAEEGAAGYSSSYTHALKFIDEFGLERIPWPVPEKAVTYHLNGKAFTVGPNETVEWPFDLTPEEQKMGPMGMVVKYILKTLPPEIGNPQSWNEPPLIKMDQISLAEYLKQQGASDGAVELFKNTMWFAAKPDETSGLSMAVSDAGLFMGGTPFTLKGGNDKLPREMAKRLQENIQYNVVVDKVKDSDNGVVVSAKMNGNPKEFSADEVIVTFPLKVLEKISFEPALPAEKLTAIRDIPVMNINRTYLQVDEPFWKKNDLSGVAYTDLDVRAINPILNSDNPDSSPAILESMVAGPFATNIENSSDEKIKRMMQDSIKRVFPDFEGHFQKAHVKGWSKDPYALGGPSWPAPGDVSTHLENLQAPHGNIHFAGEHTSILRSTMEGALRSGVRAANAVHEIG; this comes from the coding sequence ATGGATAAAATTGAAAAAAACCACATTTCCCGAAAATTATTCGTGCAACAATTGGGACTTGGCGCCTTGGGAACAGGAATTATATTTCCCGGAATGCTTTCTGCTCAAAGCTTTTTAACTACTAAAACCAGTCAGCCAAAAAATATTCTCGTACTTGGAGCTGGTCTTGCCGGGCTGGGGGCGGCATGGGAACTTAGAAATGCAGGCCATAAAGTAACGGTTCTTGAAGCCCGTGACCGACCAGGAGGAAGAGTTTCTACGATAAGAGAACCTTTTGCAGATGGATTATATGCTGAAGAAGGTGCCGCAGGATATTCATCGTCTTATACACATGCCTTAAAGTTTATTGATGAATTTGGTTTGGAAAGGATTCCCTGGCCAGTGCCGGAGAAGGCCGTTACCTATCACTTAAATGGTAAGGCTTTTACAGTAGGACCTAATGAAACCGTAGAATGGCCATTTGATCTAACCCCGGAAGAACAAAAAATGGGTCCTATGGGAATGGTGGTAAAATATATTCTAAAAACATTACCACCGGAGATAGGTAATCCACAAAGCTGGAATGAACCACCTCTGATAAAAATGGATCAAATTTCCCTGGCTGAGTATTTAAAACAACAGGGAGCCAGTGATGGAGCAGTAGAACTATTTAAAAATACTATGTGGTTCGCTGCCAAACCCGACGAAACTTCAGGACTCTCGATGGCGGTATCTGACGCCGGACTTTTTATGGGAGGAACTCCTTTTACCCTAAAAGGAGGTAATGACAAACTTCCCCGGGAAATGGCAAAAAGATTACAGGAGAATATTCAGTATAATGTTGTGGTAGATAAAGTGAAAGATTCTGATAATGGAGTAGTAGTTTCAGCAAAAATGAACGGTAATCCTAAGGAATTCAGTGCAGATGAAGTAATTGTCACTTTCCCCTTGAAAGTCCTTGAGAAAATATCTTTCGAACCTGCCTTGCCTGCAGAAAAGCTTACTGCAATAAGGGATATTCCAGTAATGAATATTAACCGTACTTATTTACAGGTAGATGAGCCCTTCTGGAAGAAAAATGACCTTTCTGGAGTAGCTTATACAGATCTTGATGTAAGGGCAATAAACCCCATCTTAAATTCTGATAATCCAGATTCTAGTCCTGCTATTCTTGAAAGTATGGTAGCCGGCCCATTCGCTACAAATATCGAAAACTCTTCAGATGAAAAGATAAAAAGGATGATGCAAGATTCTATCAAAAGAGTATTTCCAGATTTTGAAGGCCATTTTCAAAAGGCCCATGTAAAAGGTTGGAGTAAGGATCCATATGCCTTAGGCGGTCCTAGCTGGCCTGCGCCGGGAGATGTTTCCACTCATCTGGAAAATTTACAGGCTCCTCATGGTAATATTCATTTTGCAGGAGAACACACCAGCATTTTGAGAAGTACGATGGAAGGGGCGCTACGCTCTGGGGTTCGAGCGGCAAATGCGGTTCATGAAATAGGATGA
- a CDS encoding Zn-dependent hydrolase — MNKPFLSLLILSVLFLTGCKNDPKDNSEEETRDTSMVVADKDISQLVQQYAEVELTSEMSSLSKNQKKMIPLLIEVAKITDELFWYQAFGGRDSLLPKLDDRSAEYVQINYGPWDRLNNLEPFIEGYGPKPEAANFYPVDMTKEEFDNSDIENKESLYTFIRRNDNGELTSVWYHEQFPDKLKKASDLLKQAAELAEDPGFKKYLNLRAEAFITDEYYESDVAWMQMKNNAIDMVTGPIETYEDRLFGYKAAFESYVLIKDKEWSERLAKYVTFLPMLQEELPVDAKYKKDSPGTESDLNAYDVVYYAGDCNSGSKTIAINLPNDEKVQEQYGSRRLQLKNAMKAKYDQILVPISEQLIVPEQRQNITFDAFFANTMFHEVAHGLGIKNTINNKGTVREALKEHAGALEEGKADVLGIYMITKLHDKGELKDAELQDYYVTFLASIFRSIRFGASSAHGKANMVRFNYFKDKGAFTQNEDGLYKVDMEKFREATDALSNDILVLQGEGDYEGTGNLLNESGQIDSDLQASLDKLSEKNIPVDIVFKQGTGVLGL; from the coding sequence ATGAATAAACCCTTTTTATCACTTTTAATTCTAAGCGTTCTTTTCCTTACGGGATGCAAGAACGATCCAAAAGATAATTCTGAAGAGGAAACTCGTGATACGTCAATGGTAGTGGCAGATAAGGACATTAGCCAACTGGTCCAGCAATACGCCGAGGTGGAACTTACTTCAGAAATGTCCAGCCTTTCTAAAAATCAGAAGAAAATGATTCCGCTACTCATTGAAGTTGCCAAGATCACCGATGAACTTTTCTGGTATCAGGCCTTCGGAGGACGTGACAGTCTCTTACCTAAACTCGATGATAGATCTGCAGAATATGTTCAGATAAATTATGGTCCATGGGACCGGCTTAATAACCTGGAACCTTTTATTGAAGGTTACGGCCCCAAACCTGAAGCAGCTAATTTCTATCCGGTAGATATGACCAAAGAGGAATTTGATAATTCGGATATTGAGAATAAAGAAAGTCTTTACACCTTCATCAGGCGAAACGATAATGGTGAGCTTACCTCTGTATGGTATCACGAACAATTTCCAGATAAGCTAAAAAAAGCATCAGACCTGTTGAAACAAGCTGCAGAACTGGCCGAAGATCCAGGGTTTAAAAAATACCTGAATTTGCGTGCTGAAGCCTTTATCACTGACGAATATTATGAAAGTGACGTTGCCTGGATGCAAATGAAGAATAATGCCATAGATATGGTAACCGGACCGATTGAAACTTATGAAGATCGTTTGTTCGGCTATAAAGCTGCATTTGAATCCTATGTGCTCATAAAGGATAAGGAATGGAGTGAGCGTCTCGCAAAGTATGTTACATTTCTGCCAATGCTTCAGGAAGAACTGCCTGTAGATGCAAAATATAAAAAGGATAGTCCGGGAACAGAATCAGACCTTAATGCCTACGATGTGGTTTATTACGCCGGTGACTGTAATTCCGGAAGTAAGACGATCGCCATTAACCTTCCGAACGATGAAAAGGTCCAGGAGCAATATGGTAGTAGAAGGCTACAGTTAAAAAATGCCATGAAAGCGAAATATGACCAGATTTTGGTGCCAATTTCTGAACAATTGATCGTTCCTGAGCAAAGGCAAAATATCACATTCGACGCATTCTTTGCTAATACAATGTTTCATGAAGTTGCCCACGGGCTAGGTATCAAGAATACCATCAACAACAAAGGTACGGTGAGAGAAGCGCTTAAAGAACATGCGGGCGCGCTGGAAGAGGGAAAGGCAGATGTATTAGGAATCTATATGATCACTAAACTTCATGATAAGGGCGAACTAAAAGATGCCGAATTACAGGATTATTATGTGACCTTCCTTGCTAGTATTTTCAGATCAATTCGCTTTGGAGCCTCCAGTGCCCACGGAAAAGCAAATATGGTTCGGTTTAATTATTTTAAAGACAAAGGTGCTTTCACTCAAAATGAAGACGGGCTTTATAAAGTAGATATGGAGAAATTCAGGGAAGCAACTGATGCGCTTTCCAATGATATCCTGGTGCTTCAGGGCGAAGGAGATTATGAAGGGACAGGAAATTTATTGAATGAATCGGGTCAGATAGACAGTGACCTTCAGGCATCCCTGGATAAATTATCTGAAAAGAATATTCCTGTAGATATAGTATTTAAACAAGGGACAGGAGTTTTAGGATTATAG
- a CDS encoding Ig-like domain-containing protein, translated as MMKKINYSIRILTALVFTIFLSSCSNDDDSIDTLNVYSATVNGSNLSDGLSNVALSGSIEIAFSHTLEAEAFEESFSFSDAQGEANYTASLGNAGSKAVISYSGLNPGSAYSIVVDQSSLGENGESLNTDFSGSFTTTSEVEETKTPCTSATADCIEQIEIAEGASFNFYSSYDIISDQEYTWEEIEEVVFVIHGQNRDADEYFRYMTNAVGDVGKLENTLIISPEFKEETNAADGELFWDNNWREGANSGNTDIAISSFSVLDDIVVYLSNQEKFPNLKEIKFAGHSSGAAFVQHYAFVNTSEAAYTEYEFQYIVANNQYFYYPDGRRYNEDTNEFYVPTDCTGYDFWPYGYETAPSYVDGMSQEDLLQQQITRNTIYLLGTDDTNTEGTLNTTDCAATLLGSNRLERGRNIFTFFDTFYTENNQELIEVPNVGHDADAMFNSDEFKNILSRD; from the coding sequence ATGATGAAAAAAATAAATTACAGCATACGAATATTGACTGCCTTAGTGTTTACGATCTTTCTAAGCAGTTGCAGCAATGACGATGATTCTATAGACACTTTAAATGTTTATTCTGCAACAGTGAACGGAAGCAACCTTAGCGATGGATTATCTAATGTCGCCTTATCGGGCAGCATCGAAATTGCTTTTTCCCATACCCTGGAAGCGGAAGCTTTTGAGGAGTCATTTTCATTTTCAGATGCGCAGGGAGAAGCAAACTATACTGCCAGTTTGGGAAATGCAGGCTCTAAGGCAGTAATCTCTTATTCCGGGTTGAATCCGGGGTCTGCGTATAGCATTGTGGTAGATCAAAGCTCCCTGGGAGAAAATGGAGAATCCCTGAATACAGATTTTTCCGGGTCCTTTACTACTACCAGTGAAGTTGAAGAGACTAAAACGCCCTGTACTTCTGCCACGGCAGATTGTATTGAGCAAATAGAAATCGCAGAGGGAGCTTCATTTAATTTCTATAGTTCTTACGATATTATTTCAGATCAGGAATATACCTGGGAAGAGATCGAAGAAGTGGTTTTTGTGATCCATGGCCAGAACAGGGATGCAGATGAATATTTCAGATATATGACCAATGCTGTAGGAGATGTAGGCAAACTTGAAAATACCCTTATCATTTCTCCGGAATTTAAGGAAGAAACCAATGCTGCAGACGGAGAATTGTTCTGGGACAATAACTGGCGGGAAGGAGCTAATTCAGGCAATACAGATATTGCAATTAGTTCTTTCAGCGTTCTGGATGACATCGTAGTATACCTTTCTAATCAGGAAAAATTCCCTAATCTAAAAGAAATAAAATTTGCCGGTCATAGTTCAGGCGCCGCATTTGTTCAACATTATGCTTTTGTGAACACTTCAGAAGCTGCCTATACCGAATATGAATTTCAATATATAGTGGCTAATAACCAGTACTTCTATTATCCAGATGGTAGACGTTATAACGAAGATACCAATGAATTCTATGTACCTACAGATTGCACAGGTTACGATTTCTGGCCTTACGGTTATGAAACCGCACCTTCATATGTAGACGGGATGAGCCAGGAAGATTTATTGCAACAGCAAATTACCAGAAACACAATTTATTTACTTGGTACAGATGATACTAATACAGAGGGCACATTAAATACTACAGATTGTGCGGCCACCTTACTTGGTTCAAACAGGTTGGAACGTGGAAGGAATATTTTTACCTTTTTCGATACCTTTTATACCGAAAACAATCAGGAATTGATAGAGGTTCCAAATGTAGGTCACGATGCCGATGCGATGTTCAATTCAGATGAATTCAAGAATATATTAAGCAGAGATTAA
- a CDS encoding Ig-like domain-containing protein produces METFIKSKTRALLSSGVLIFFILALAACSNDDDVTITDDGILRLLKTNVGEDVLEEGAENIPVETPLTLIFSHSMNTDELSSALQLSSPNGDADYDLEFTNSNSTVIITPASRFDYETTYTLNIPEGAYGTNGEALSSPINFNFKTAAFVPPVIKLSAAADVIKESAETVVVTAELDKDSEDDVTINLDFSGSALLDTDYTTSSSELTIPAGELSTTFEITSIPDQENDDNESIIVSIASIENATDNDNTTAEINITEELPPLSLKGVLALTWDGSDTNDGKAVHVVANADIADLSIYSLGVANNGGGTDGPEYTFPAISLSEGDNVLVARNPAALTAYFEDCGSEFEQILESNNSISQNGDDAIELFIGETIIEVYGDSDVDGTGEAWEYSGSWAYKVGREWSTGGIDCTVGGTLNSNSPCPYPICKEALEIKGVLALLWDGSGTNGGKAVHFRANKDIEDLSIYGVGITNNGGGTDGVEYNFPQISVEEGDDILLAREPGTIAAYFGDCTDEFEHVFESDSMNQNGDDGVELFNGDTVIETYGDADVDGTGEVWEYSGSWAYKINGDWTTGGIDCADGSTSTQSSACIYPICE; encoded by the coding sequence ATGGAAACATTCATAAAATCTAAAACAAGAGCTCTTTTAAGTTCAGGTGTTTTGATATTTTTTATCCTCGCCCTGGCTGCCTGCTCTAATGATGATGATGTAACGATCACAGATGACGGAATACTTCGCCTGCTCAAAACGAATGTAGGTGAAGACGTCCTGGAAGAAGGAGCAGAAAATATTCCTGTAGAAACTCCATTGACCCTCATTTTCTCACATAGTATGAATACAGATGAACTAAGCTCTGCTTTACAGCTTAGTTCCCCTAACGGAGATGCAGATTATGACCTGGAGTTCACTAACTCGAATTCTACAGTGATCATTACTCCTGCTAGCCGTTTCGACTATGAGACCACTTATACTTTGAACATACCTGAAGGTGCTTATGGCACCAACGGTGAGGCCTTATCGAGCCCTATCAATTTCAACTTTAAGACCGCAGCTTTCGTTCCACCGGTGATCAAGCTTAGCGCTGCTGCAGATGTAATCAAGGAAAGTGCAGAAACCGTGGTCGTAACTGCTGAACTGGATAAAGACAGCGAGGATGATGTGACTATAAATCTTGATTTTTCAGGTTCTGCATTACTTGACACAGATTATACTACCAGTAGTTCAGAATTAACTATCCCAGCGGGAGAACTTTCCACAACTTTCGAGATCACTTCAATTCCAGACCAGGAAAATGATGATAACGAATCCATTATTGTTTCAATTGCTTCCATAGAGAATGCAACCGATAATGATAATACCACAGCAGAGATCAATATTACCGAGGAATTACCGCCGCTTTCCTTAAAAGGAGTTCTTGCCCTTACCTGGGATGGCTCAGATACCAATGATGGTAAAGCGGTTCACGTCGTTGCCAATGCAGATATTGCAGATCTAAGTATCTATAGTCTAGGCGTCGCCAATAACGGTGGCGGAACAGACGGACCGGAATATACTTTCCCAGCTATATCCCTTTCTGAAGGTGATAACGTATTAGTTGCCCGTAACCCGGCAGCATTAACCGCTTATTTTGAAGACTGCGGAAGTGAATTTGAACAGATACTTGAATCCAATAATTCAATTAGTCAGAATGGTGATGATGCGATAGAATTGTTTATCGGCGAGACCATTATTGAAGTTTACGGTGATTCAGATGTAGACGGAACCGGGGAAGCCTGGGAATATTCAGGATCATGGGCTTATAAGGTAGGTAGAGAATGGAGCACCGGCGGTATCGATTGTACGGTAGGTGGAACGCTAAATAGCAACTCACCTTGCCCTTACCCAATTTGTAAAGAAGCTCTGGAAATTAAAGGAGTATTGGCCTTGCTTTGGGATGGCAGCGGAACCAACGGAGGAAAAGCCGTGCACTTTAGAGCTAACAAGGATATTGAAGATTTAAGTATTTACGGCGTTGGGATTACCAATAACGGTGGAGGAACAGACGGAGTTGAATATAATTTCCCTCAAATTTCTGTGGAGGAAGGTGATGACATCTTATTAGCCAGGGAACCGGGAACCATTGCTGCCTATTTTGGAGATTGCACAGACGAATTTGAGCATGTATTTGAGTCAGATTCCATGAATCAAAATGGGGATGACGGCGTGGAGCTTTTCAATGGGGATACAGTCATCGAAACCTATGGAGATGCAGACGTTGATGGTACCGGTGAAGTATGGGAATACTCTGGATCCTGGGCCTATAAGATCAATGGCGACTGGACTACCGGAGGTATAGATTGTGCAGATGGTTCTACCTCCACTCAGAGTTCCGCATGTATTTATCCAATTTGTGAATAG
- a CDS encoding DASS family sodium-coupled anion symporter, with translation MKINKNIFLILGPILFIVLQSIGGPEGMPESAWDVLSATLWIALWWVTEAVPIAVTALLPIVLFPLTGALDLSTTTASYGHKYIFLYMGGFILAIAIEKWNLHKRIALHIIKLIGTNVRNIILGFMVATAFLSMWISNTATSVMMLPIGMSIVSQLKDNPSTIKDENKIFGKALMLSIAYSASIGGIATLIGTPPNLVFAGYIQEIYDIDISFFQWLKFGLPISITLLIVSWFYITHIAFNFKQKEFPGGKKEIQKLISELGPMKREEKIVLSVFVITAICWISRSFILEKFLPGIDDTIIAMVAGITLFTLSSGKEGERIIHWKEAVKMPWGIILLFGGGMALASGFEVTGLAQWFGMQMTLLQALPLLLLILIVIFSVNFITELTSNLATTAMLLPILAPIALKLDLNPYMLLVATTVAASCAFMLPVATPPNAVVFGSGYLRIPDMVRTGIWMNLISIIFLTAMVYFMLPFIWDFDPFGFSEQFSLDQP, from the coding sequence ATGAAAATTAATAAAAACATATTTCTGATCCTTGGACCTATACTGTTTATTGTCCTGCAAAGCATAGGTGGACCAGAAGGAATGCCCGAGTCGGCCTGGGATGTTCTAAGCGCAACCCTATGGATAGCATTATGGTGGGTAACTGAAGCAGTCCCTATAGCTGTTACCGCATTGTTACCGATAGTGCTATTCCCCTTAACCGGAGCTTTAGACCTCTCAACGACGACGGCATCCTATGGTCATAAATATATATTCCTCTACATGGGTGGATTTATTCTGGCGATAGCAATAGAAAAATGGAATCTCCACAAAAGAATAGCCCTGCATATTATTAAGCTCATAGGAACCAATGTGAGAAATATCATTTTGGGTTTTATGGTCGCGACCGCATTCTTATCTATGTGGATCTCGAATACGGCAACTTCGGTAATGATGTTGCCTATTGGAATGTCTATAGTATCCCAGTTAAAGGATAATCCTTCAACGATCAAAGATGAAAATAAGATCTTCGGAAAAGCACTGATGCTTAGTATTGCTTACAGTGCTTCTATTGGAGGTATAGCCACTTTAATTGGTACTCCTCCAAACCTGGTATTTGCAGGTTATATTCAGGAGATATATGATATTGATATTAGCTTTTTTCAATGGCTGAAATTTGGTTTGCCTATTTCTATAACCTTATTGATCGTTTCCTGGTTCTACATTACCCATATCGCTTTCAATTTTAAACAGAAAGAATTTCCAGGTGGGAAGAAGGAAATCCAAAAGTTGATTTCAGAATTAGGCCCTATGAAACGTGAAGAAAAGATCGTTTTAAGCGTATTTGTGATCACGGCTATTTGCTGGATCTCCAGGTCTTTTATCCTGGAAAAATTCCTGCCGGGAATAGATGATACCATTATTGCGATGGTTGCAGGTATTACCCTGTTCACTCTAAGTTCGGGCAAGGAAGGAGAACGCATTATCCACTGGAAAGAAGCAGTAAAAATGCCGTGGGGGATCATCCTTTTATTCGGCGGTGGTATGGCCCTGGCTTCAGGTTTTGAAGTTACGGGACTTGCACAATGGTTCGGAATGCAAATGACCTTATTGCAGGCATTACCATTATTACTATTGATCTTAATCGTTATTTTTAGTGTTAACTTCATTACAGAGTTAACTTCGAATCTTGCGACTACAGCAATGCTACTTCCTATTCTGGCCCCAATCGCCCTGAAACTTGACCTAAATCCCTATATGCTATTAGTGGCCACCACGGTCGCTGCTTCCTGTGCATTCATGCTTCCGGTAGCAACTCCGCCAAATGCGGTGGTATTTGGTTCGGGATATTTAAGGATCCCAGATATGGTGAGAACAGGAATCTGGATGAACCTGATATCGATCATCTTCCTGACAGCCATGGTTTATTTCATGCTGCCATTTATTTGGGATTTTGATCCATTTGGATTTAGCGAACAATTCTCATTAGACCAACCATAA
- a CDS encoding DUF4886 domain-containing protein yields MIKLKINNAMVIRLRSLSLILFLLPVFLFAQAEEKEKVLFVGNSFTYFWNMPQMVEAIAKDQGVPLETAQSTVGGSNLEQHWKEEKDTKTRQLLEGKTWDYVVLQDHSMSTIDHPERFKTNATKLIDLVKEKNAQPLLSMTWAYDSNPLMQETIDSSYQSLGKETGVRVVPVGSIFMKAQKARPDLKMYFDDKHPSSDGSYLIALIYYKYFTGRPVMDIPNRLITTDADGDQLYLIFVLPETGNFLRQLVEDYDMDTLKGADK; encoded by the coding sequence ATGATCAAACTGAAAATAAATAATGCTATGGTAATAAGACTTCGTAGTCTATCATTAATATTATTTCTACTCCCTGTCTTTTTATTTGCCCAGGCAGAGGAAAAGGAAAAAGTTCTCTTTGTGGGAAACAGTTTCACCTATTTCTGGAATATGCCCCAAATGGTTGAAGCAATAGCAAAAGATCAGGGTGTTCCCCTTGAAACTGCTCAATCTACAGTAGGTGGAAGTAATCTAGAGCAACACTGGAAAGAAGAAAAAGATACGAAGACGAGACAACTTCTGGAAGGTAAAACCTGGGATTATGTGGTCCTGCAAGATCACAGTATGAGTACCATAGACCATCCTGAAAGATTTAAGACCAACGCTACCAAATTGATAGATCTTGTTAAAGAGAAAAATGCCCAACCCCTATTATCAATGACCTGGGCTTACGATTCTAACCCTTTAATGCAGGAAACCATAGATTCCTCCTACCAGTCTTTGGGAAAGGAAACCGGAGTAAGAGTAGTTCCAGTAGGATCTATTTTTATGAAAGCCCAAAAAGCCAGACCAGATCTTAAAATGTATTTTGATGACAAGCATCCGTCCTCAGATGGATCATACCTTATCGCTCTTATTTATTACAAATATTTTACCGGAAGACCTGTAATGGATATTCCAAATCGCCTCATTACCACAGATGCGGACGGTGATCAACTTTACCTGATTTTTGTTTTGCCTGAAACCGGTAATTTCCTTAGACAATTAGTGGAAGATTATGATATGGACACTTTAAAAGGAGCTGATAAATGA
- a CDS encoding SusD/RagB family nutrient-binding outer membrane lipoprotein, protein MKRIIILILVVSFQLSCSDLVDGINDDPNNITESTFGSILTGAEVGNLLVQSGETARRSALFAGQYTGLDRQHLSLTQYNVTTSTFDALWYDLYVNAYRNAVVAETVAIDDNIGPVSLGITQVLQAYIIGTAASIYGDVPYDEAGDIENTNPAYEDQPAVFQKIQDRLDEAISNLQMGGGRPVGGSDIYYDGAPNKWIESAYTLKARFYLVTKQYDLAYEAAQNGISSFENSMYAPHGTAVQNSNLNYQLFAVAVRQADVVVSDFMTSLVQPGSSNPIPANYRGNSKTDETARFNYLFNITSVGVQPNTEDGFAAQTAPAPLVTYQENLLILAEAALRSQGFQAGLEALNDFRAFMNTGGYLMNIDPANLQYDPYIVADFAAGGIENPNGLSQEDALLREILEERYVTLFGLIEPFNDMRRTLNESNVRVPVEPNTGNQLPQRFLIPQTEIDRNENVPNPIPDFFEPTDINL, encoded by the coding sequence ATGAAACGAATTATAATTTTAATACTTGTTGTAAGCTTTCAGCTCTCGTGTAGCGACCTGGTAGATGGCATTAATGACGACCCTAATAATATTACAGAAAGTACATTTGGCAGTATCCTAACAGGTGCTGAAGTTGGAAATCTTCTTGTACAGAGTGGGGAAACAGCAAGAAGGTCTGCCCTTTTTGCCGGACAATACACAGGATTAGACCGCCAGCACCTGAGTTTAACACAATACAATGTAACCACCAGTACTTTTGATGCTTTATGGTATGATCTCTATGTAAATGCATATAGAAATGCAGTTGTTGCTGAAACTGTTGCGATAGATGATAATATTGGTCCTGTAAGCCTTGGAATTACCCAGGTTTTACAGGCATATATTATTGGGACTGCAGCTTCAATTTATGGAGATGTTCCTTATGATGAAGCTGGCGATATTGAGAATACGAATCCTGCTTATGAAGATCAGCCTGCCGTATTTCAGAAAATCCAGGATCGCCTGGATGAAGCTATCTCAAATTTACAAATGGGTGGAGGGCGACCTGTTGGAGGATCTGATATTTATTATGATGGTGCCCCAAATAAGTGGATCGAATCCGCCTATACTCTAAAAGCAAGATTTTATTTAGTTACAAAACAATATGATCTTGCCTATGAGGCCGCCCAGAATGGGATAAGTTCTTTCGAGAACAGCATGTACGCTCCACACGGTACAGCAGTTCAAAATTCAAATTTAAATTATCAGTTATTTGCTGTCGCAGTTAGACAGGCCGATGTGGTAGTTTCTGATTTTATGACCAGTTTGGTGCAGCCCGGCAGTAGTAACCCTATTCCGGCAAATTACCGTGGAAATAGTAAAACAGATGAAACTGCCAGGTTTAACTACCTGTTCAATATTACAAGTGTGGGCGTACAGCCAAATACTGAAGACGGATTCGCTGCACAAACAGCCCCTGCCCCACTGGTGACATACCAGGAGAATTTATTGATCCTTGCTGAAGCTGCCCTTCGTTCTCAAGGTTTCCAGGCCGGGCTGGAGGCATTAAACGATTTTAGAGCCTTCATGAATACTGGTGGATATTTAATGAATATAGACCCTGCCAATCTGCAATACGATCCCTACATCGTTGCAGATTTTGCGGCAGGCGGGATTGAAAATCCTAACGGATTAAGCCAGGAGGATGCCTTATTAAGAGAGATCCTGGAAGAAAGATATGTTACACTTTTCGGACTTATTGAACCATTCAATGACATGCGAAGAACTCTTAATGAAAGTAACGTAAGGGTTCCGGTAGAGCCTAATACAGGTAACCAGTTGCCTCAGCGTTTTCTAATCCCCCAAACTGAAATAGACAGGAATGAAAACGTCCCAAACCCAATTCCAGACTTTTTTGAACCTACAGATATTAACTTATGA